The genome window GTTGGGCCGTGCCATCGCGACGACGTCGCCGGGCTCGAAGGCGGCGAGGAAGGCCAGCAGGAAGCCGCCCGAGGCACCGGTCGTGACGACCACGTCGTCGGGGGAGACGTCGACGTCATACCAATCCCCATAGTGGGAGGCGATCGCGGCACGCAGCTCGGGGATCCCGACCGCGGGCGTGTAGCCCAGGGGGTCGCCGGAGGCCAGGAGTCGCGTCGCCTCGGCGCGTACGGCCTCGGGCGCGCCCGTCGCCGGCTGGCCGGAGTGCAGCGCATAGACCGGGGCGCCCGTCGCTGCACGGCGGGTGGCCGCGTCGATCATGTCCATCACGTGGAAGGGCGGCACGTTCGCCCGTTGCGCGGCCGTCCATCGGGCACCCAGATCCATGCTCCGACCCTAAGCCGGTCGGTAAGGTTGAACCCCGCCACCCCAGACACGAGGTGACCGCATGAGCTTCGACGCCGACCAGCTCGACACGTTCGTGCTGATCGGCGCCGCCGTCACGCTGGTCGCGATCCTCGCCGTGCGCGTCTCCTCCCGCACGGGCCTGCCGACGCTCCTCGTCTATCTGCTCATGGGTGTCGTCATGGGCGAGTCGGGCTTCGGGATCCAGTTCGAGGATGCCTCGGTGTCACACGCACTCGGCTTCGCGGCGCTGGCGCTGATCCTCGCCGAAGGTGGCCTGACGACCGCTTGGCATGAGGTCCGGTCCTCGATGCGGCTCGGTGCGACGCTGGCGATCCTCGGCGTCGCGATCACCGTCGCCGTCGTGGCGCTGGCGGGCCACTACGTCCTCGACCTCGACTGGCAGCTCGCCGTGCTGCTCGGTGCGGTGACGGCGCCGACGGACGCGGCTGCGGTCTTCTCGGTGCTCCGGGTCGTGCCCCTGCCACGCCGGCTGACCGGTGCGCTCGAGTCGGAGTCCGGACTCAACGACGCCCCGACCGTCGTGCTCGTCACCCTCATCTCGACCGGCGCGGTCCACGAGCATCCGCTCTGGATGGTCGGCGGGATCGTTCTCTACGAGCTCGCCGCCGGCACCGTGATCGGGCTCGTGATCGGCTTCGGCGGCGGCTGGGTGATGCGTCGGGCAGCCCTTCCCTCGTCCGGTCTCTACCCGTTGGCCGTCCTCGCCCTGACCTTCCTCGCCTACGGCCTGGGCGCCGCCGTGCACGGCAGTGGCTTCGCCGCCGTGTACGTCGCCGCCCTGGTCCTCGGCAACGTCGAACTGCCTCACCGCGGAGCCACGAGGTCCTTCGCCGAGGGACTCGCCTGGCTGGCACAGATCGGCCTCTTCGTGATGCTCGGGCTGCTGCTCTCACCCGGCCGGATCACGTGGGACACCGTGGGCCTGGCGCTCGTCGCAGGTCTCGTGCTGACCTTTGTTGCCCGACCACTGTCGGTGCTCGCCTCGACCGCGTTCGAGCGGATGGGCTGGCGCGATCGGGCCTTCCTGTCCTGGGCCGGGCTGCGCGGAGCGGTGCCGGTCGTGCTGATGACGATCCCGCTGGCCGAGGGCGTGCCCGGCTCGGAGCGACTCTTCGACATCGTCTTCGTGATGGTCGTCGTCTACACGCTGCTGACCGCACCGACGCTGCCCCTGCTTGCACGCTGGCTCGGCATCGCCCGCCCCACCGACCCGCGGGCGCTCGACCTCGAGGCCGCGCCGCTGGAGCGGCTCGCGGCCGACCTGCTGCAGATCGCGATCACGCCGGGCTCACGCATGCACGGTGTCGAGGTCAGCGAGCTCCGCCTGCCCCACGGCGCCTCGGTCTCGCTCATCGTCCGTGACGGTCAGGCGATCGTGCCGGAGCGGCGCACCGTGTTGCGCCGGGGCGACGACGTACTCGTCGTGACGCCGCGCGCCGACCGCGAGGCGACCGAGCGCCGACTCCGTCAGGTCAGCCGGCACGGCCGGCTGGCGCGTTGGAACGCCTCCTGACCCTGCGAGGCGGAGGTGCTACGGCGAGCAGATCGTCGTGTCCTTGGACGCCTTGACCGAGGACTCCCCGGTCTCCGGCTCCTTGAACCTGTCGCCGACGACCACGACGACCCCGACCTGCGACACCGACTTCTCGACCACCTTGGCGTCGGGCAACCGGGAGGCGACGAGCTTGACGGCCGGGCTGGCCGGGTCGTCGGTCCAGATCTGGACGTTGGAGACGCCCGACTTGGCC of Nocardioides sp. Kera G14 contains these proteins:
- a CDS encoding potassium/proton antiporter, producing the protein MSFDADQLDTFVLIGAAVTLVAILAVRVSSRTGLPTLLVYLLMGVVMGESGFGIQFEDASVSHALGFAALALILAEGGLTTAWHEVRSSMRLGATLAILGVAITVAVVALAGHYVLDLDWQLAVLLGAVTAPTDAAAVFSVLRVVPLPRRLTGALESESGLNDAPTVVLVTLISTGAVHEHPLWMVGGIVLYELAAGTVIGLVIGFGGGWVMRRAALPSSGLYPLAVLALTFLAYGLGAAVHGSGFAAVYVAALVLGNVELPHRGATRSFAEGLAWLAQIGLFVMLGLLLSPGRITWDTVGLALVAGLVLTFVARPLSVLASTAFERMGWRDRAFLSWAGLRGAVPVVLMTIPLAEGVPGSERLFDIVFVMVVVYTLLTAPTLPLLARWLGIARPTDPRALDLEAAPLERLAADLLQIAITPGSRMHGVEVSELRLPHGASVSLIVRDGQAIVPERRTVLRRGDDVLVVTPRADREATERRLRQVSRHGRLARWNAS